The following are encoded in a window of Arcobacter arenosus genomic DNA:
- a CDS encoding sensor histidine kinase, whose translation MRIKTLLLLIILINISLFAQSNKNVLIINSYHRGFEWSDKVINGIEKTLYNTKTNVNVLYMDSKRIASEKYFNKMKELYKLQLGKSNYNLIVAVDTFAYEFMLKNYNELFKDEPLYFVGIEQYSQKDVDFYNLTDKVSGVLEKRAIDETIQIINKSIPKLNKLYIINDKSKNGDHTDPYIRNAINNLNKNIEIEYIRSSNLDKLKEKFSKYKKNEAIFFIRFYNNEDGSLNKNSEIASMIDSCKIPVFSTDTLFIGKGSVGGKLVDIQKLGENAGVDILRILNNQLKLSFIKVDTSYEYIFDYKKIKEFNIKLERMNLNYTLINTPKTFFDEYREFIDIVFIISPFLVLLILGLIHNLVLRIQRSKISQQRIELDKILLNAIDNPIVWQDKDGKIVEYNTKFEEFMKYKTPDNKDLTFCDFMKNYKNKPIIDCLKKFINKSETENLLRIETNTQEKFYIINQTNYTENIYNTSGTVTVLTDITKEKEAIKEKSKHQEFIIQQSKLAEIGEVFSSIAHQWKAPLVEIATIAQKQAYNEDSNFDGKNNIYVNDIMVQVKYMTDTINDFQKFIMPSTKKIAFDVHESISEMLEIIRHNLKYNYIDVDINVQEGTHLTVLGYKNEFMQTLLNIVNNSKDAIIKQKKIGNIKKGEITINLNNFEKYLQIEIIDNGGGIPQIFIENIFKPYFTTKNKGHGIGLYMAKLIIEDKIGGKIEAQNVKNGAKFIIKLETYNENIGS comes from the coding sequence ATGAGAATAAAAACTCTTCTACTACTTATAATACTAATAAATATATCCTTATTTGCACAATCAAATAAAAACGTACTTATAATCAATTCTTACCATAGAGGTTTTGAATGGAGTGATAAGGTAATCAACGGAATAGAAAAAACTTTATACAATACAAAAACCAATGTAAATGTTTTATATATGGATTCAAAAAGAATTGCATCAGAAAAATATTTCAACAAAATGAAAGAACTATATAAACTACAACTAGGAAAAAGTAACTACAATCTAATTGTTGCTGTTGATACTTTTGCCTACGAATTCATGCTGAAAAACTACAATGAACTTTTTAAAGATGAACCACTATATTTTGTAGGTATTGAACAATATTCCCAAAAAGATGTTGACTTCTATAACTTAACAGATAAAGTATCTGGAGTATTAGAGAAAAGAGCAATTGACGAAACTATTCAAATTATAAATAAATCAATCCCAAAATTAAATAAACTATATATTATAAATGACAAAAGTAAAAATGGAGACCATACAGACCCATATATACGAAATGCTATAAATAATCTAAATAAAAATATTGAAATAGAATATATTCGAAGTTCAAACCTAGATAAATTAAAGGAAAAATTCTCAAAGTATAAAAAAAATGAAGCAATATTTTTTATACGTTTTTACAATAATGAAGATGGTTCTTTAAATAAAAACAGTGAAATTGCTTCAATGATAGATTCATGTAAAATCCCTGTTTTCTCAACTGATACATTATTTATTGGAAAAGGTTCAGTGGGAGGGAAACTTGTAGATATTCAAAAATTAGGAGAAAATGCCGGTGTTGATATTTTAAGAATTTTAAATAATCAATTAAAACTTTCATTTATAAAAGTTGATACCTCATATGAATATATTTTTGATTACAAAAAAATCAAAGAGTTTAATATAAAACTAGAAAGAATGAATTTAAACTATACACTAATAAATACCCCAAAAACTTTTTTTGATGAGTATAGAGAATTTATTGATATTGTTTTTATAATCAGTCCATTTTTAGTTCTTTTAATCCTTGGATTAATACACAATTTAGTACTAAGAATCCAAAGATCAAAAATCTCTCAACAAAGAATAGAATTAGACAAAATTTTATTAAATGCCATAGATAATCCAATTGTTTGGCAAGACAAAGATGGGAAAATTGTCGAATATAATACTAAATTTGAAGAATTTATGAAATATAAAACACCAGATAATAAAGATTTAACTTTTTGTGATTTTATGAAAAACTATAAAAACAAACCAATAATTGATTGTTTAAAAAAATTTATAAATAAATCAGAAACTGAAAATCTATTAAGAATAGAAACTAATACCCAAGAGAAATTTTACATAATAAATCAAACAAACTATACTGAAAATATCTATAATACTAGTGGGACTGTAACTGTTTTAACAGATATAACAAAAGAAAAAGAAGCTATAAAAGAGAAATCAAAACATCAAGAGTTTATTATCCAACAAAGTAAACTTGCTGAAATAGGTGAAGTTTTTTCATCAATAGCACATCAATGGAAAGCTCCTTTAGTGGAGATTGCAACCATTGCTCAAAAACAAGCCTATAATGAAGATAGTAATTTTGATGGGAAAAACAATATATATGTTAACGATATTATGGTGCAAGTTAAATATATGACTGATACTATAAATGACTTCCAAAAATTCATTATGCCATCTACTAAAAAAATAGCTTTTGATGTTCATGAATCAATAAGTGAAATGCTAGAAATTATAAGACACAATCTAAAATATAACTATATTGATGTAGATATAAATGTTCAGGAAGGAACCCATTTAACAGTATTAGGTTATAAAAATGAGTTTATGCAAACTCTTCTTAATATTGTAAATAATTCAAAAGATGCCATTATAAAACAAAAGAAAATTGGGAATATAAAAAAAGGCGAAATCACAATAAATTTAAACAATTTTGAAAAATATTTACAAATTGAAATTATTGATAATGGAGGTGGTATTCCCCAAATATTTATTGAAAATATATTTAAGCCATATTTTACAACAAAAAATAAAGGGCATGGAATCGGTTTGTATATGGCAAAACTTATTATAGAAGATAAAATTGGTGGAAAAATAGAAGCACAAAATGTAAAAAATGGCGCAAAATTTATAATTAAACTGGAGACTTACAATGAAAATATTGGTTCTTGA
- a CDS encoding type II asparaginase yields MKNLLGKLTLLSMVGASLLMAKPNITILATGGTIAGAGDSSVNSSYSAGAVTVDKLLAAVPDINNMAEIKGEQISNIGSQEMTNEVWLKLAKRVNELLKKDNVDGVVITHGTDTMEATAYFLNLTVKSKKPIVLVGSMRSGSSMSPDGPLNLYNAVSVATSEKSLNKGVVVVMNDEIHSAREVTKTNTSAVNAFASVNTGKIGTVYYGNVNYYMTPLRKNTIDTEFDIEKIDKLPRVDIVYGHANDTAAFVEASVKAEAQGIVHAGMGNGNLFPKTQEALAIASSNGVVVARSSRVGTGRTNLHGEVDDEKLGFIATDNLNPQKARVLLMLGLTKTHNKAQLQEMFFKY; encoded by the coding sequence ATGAAGAATTTATTAGGAAAATTAACGTTATTAAGTATGGTTGGAGCATCGCTTCTAATGGCTAAACCAAATATTACAATACTTGCTACTGGTGGAACAATTGCTGGTGCTGGTGACTCTTCTGTAAATAGTTCTTATTCTGCAGGTGCTGTTACAGTTGATAAATTATTAGCAGCTGTTCCAGATATCAATAATATGGCAGAGATTAAAGGGGAACAAATTTCAAATATTGGTTCTCAAGAGATGACAAATGAAGTTTGGCTAAAACTTGCAAAAAGAGTAAACGAACTATTAAAAAAAGATAATGTAGATGGTGTTGTAATTACACATGGTACAGATACAATGGAAGCAACTGCATATTTTTTAAATTTAACTGTAAAAAGTAAAAAACCTATCGTATTAGTAGGTTCAATGAGATCAGGTTCATCAATGAGCCCAGATGGACCACTTAATTTATACAATGCAGTAAGCGTTGCAACATCTGAAAAAAGTTTAAATAAAGGTGTTGTAGTTGTAATGAATGATGAGATTCATAGTGCAAGAGAAGTAACTAAAACAAATACTTCTGCAGTTAATGCATTTGCATCAGTAAATACTGGAAAAATTGGAACAGTTTATTATGGAAATGTAAATTACTATATGACTCCACTTAGAAAAAATACAATTGATACAGAGTTTGATATTGAAAAAATTGATAAATTACCAAGAGTTGATATTGTGTATGGTCATGCAAATGATACAGCAGCATTCGTTGAAGCATCAGTAAAAGCTGAGGCACAAGGTATTGTTCATGCTGGAATGGGTAATGGAAACTTATTCCCAAAAACTCAAGAAGCTTTAGCTATTGCAAGTAGTAATGGTGTAGTAGTAGCTAGAAGTAGTAGAGTAGGAACAGGTAGAACAAACTTACATGGTGAAGTTGATGATGAGAAATTAGGATTTATTGCAACTGATAATTTAAATCCTCAAAAAGCAAGAGTTTTATTAATGTTAGGATTAACAAAAACTCATAACAAAGCTCAACTTCAAGAGATGTTTTTTAAATATTAA
- a CDS encoding anaerobic C4-dicarboxylate transporter codes for MLGLEIIVVLGAIFLGARMGGIGIGYAGGLGVLILCLFFGLKPGSIPIDVILIIMSVIAAIAAMQVAGGLDYMVKVAENILRKNPKHITYLAPTVTYFMTILAGTGHTAYSTLPVIAEVAKEQGIRPSRPLGIAVVASQIAITASPISAAVVFLSGILEPLGVGYIQLLAVCIPTTFAACMITAFVSNFLGKDLKDDSVYKDRLEKGLVKLRGESNIEIKKGAKLSVGIFILTILSVVTYATLISKKVGIIVDPSLPRNAAIMVFMLACATIITLACKVDTGKIISASTFKSGMSACICVLGVAWLGTTFVGAHLAEIKDFASTLLNQYPWMLAVALFFASMLLYSQGATTKALMPAALALGVDPVTAVASFAAVSALFVLPTYPTLLAAVEMDDTGSTRIGNLVFNHPFMIPGVIAITLSVIFGFMLGGIIL; via the coding sequence ATGTTAGGTTTAGAAATTATTGTTGTACTTGGTGCAATATTTTTAGGAGCCCGAATGGGCGGTATTGGTATTGGTTATGCAGGTGGACTAGGTGTTCTAATTTTATGTTTATTCTTTGGTTTAAAACCAGGGAGTATCCCTATTGATGTAATTTTGATTATTATGTCTGTTATTGCAGCAATTGCTGCAATGCAAGTTGCTGGTGGACTAGACTATATGGTTAAAGTTGCTGAAAATATTTTAAGAAAAAACCCTAAACATATTACATATTTAGCACCTACAGTTACATATTTTATGACTATTTTAGCTGGAACTGGACATACAGCTTATTCAACACTTCCTGTTATTGCGGAAGTTGCGAAAGAGCAAGGTATTAGACCATCTCGTCCTTTAGGTATTGCAGTTGTTGCTTCTCAAATAGCAATTACAGCTTCTCCAATCTCTGCTGCTGTTGTATTTTTAAGTGGTATCTTAGAGCCTCTTGGTGTTGGTTATATTCAGTTATTAGCTGTTTGTATCCCTACAACTTTTGCTGCTTGTATGATTACAGCTTTTGTTAGTAACTTTTTAGGAAAAGACTTAAAAGATGATTCTGTTTATAAAGATAGATTAGAAAAAGGTCTTGTTAAACTTAGAGGTGAAAGCAATATTGAAATTAAAAAAGGTGCAAAACTTTCAGTTGGAATTTTTATTCTTACTATCCTTTCAGTAGTTACTTATGCAACCTTAATTAGTAAAAAAGTTGGAATTATTGTAGATCCAAGTTTACCTAGAAATGCTGCAATTATGGTTTTCATGTTAGCTTGTGCAACAATTATTACTTTAGCTTGTAAAGTTGATACAGGAAAAATCATAAGCGCTTCAACATTTAAATCAGGTATGAGTGCTTGTATTTGTGTTCTTGGTGTTGCATGGTTAGGAACAACTTTTGTTGGTGCACACTTAGCTGAGATTAAAGATTTCGCAAGTACATTATTAAATCAATATCCATGGATGTTAGCTGTTGCATTATTCTTTGCAAGTATGCTTTTATATTCTCAAGGTGCAACAACAAAAGCTTTAATGCCTGCTGCACTTGCATTAGGTGTTGACCCAGTAACTGCAGTTGCATCATTTGCCGCTGTTAGTGCATTATTTGTTTTACCAACTTATCCAACACTTTTAGCTGCAGTTGAAATGGATGATACAGGAAGTACAAGAATTGGTAATTTAGTATTCAACCACCCATTTATGATTCCAGGTGTAATTGCTATTACATTAAGTGTAATTTTCGGATTTATGCTTGGTGGAATTATTTTATAA